From a single Veillonellales bacterium genomic region:
- a CDS encoding cobyric acid synthase, which yields MAKAIMLQGTSSHVGKSILTTALCRILFQDGYKVVPFKAQNMALNSYVTKTGDEMGRAQVAQAEAAGLDPVVEMNPVLLKPTGNSCSQVVLMGKPIGNMSAKEYHNGYSLKALHTVEQCIQKLAAEYDVLVIEGAGSPAEVNLKANDIVNMRVAKMTPAPVLLVADIDRGGALAAIVGTLELLDPDEREFVKGIVINKFRGDINLLTPALQFLEKKTGKPIVGVVPYLEDLGIDDEDSVSLDDKQTIEKKDIEVVVLRTPKIANFTDFDALANEPDVTVRYIRSGEPLGRPDLILLPGSKNTTEDLLYLRQHGYEQAILSAVAAGIPLIGICGGYQMLGREIRDPQHTESSFDQVAGFGLLDIITTFVAKKLTHQVRVDCQNHAFLGMQFSAADMQGYEIHMGRTDFIHPVQAAFQITCRSGSPVNSLDGVIRPDGLVMGTYIHGIFDNDRYRRTLIDALRSRKGLKPLATINNTQARKQNSYNRLAETVRRSLDMKLLYQIIGIE from the coding sequence ATGGCAAAGGCAATTATGCTGCAGGGTACCAGCTCTCATGTGGGGAAAAGTATTTTAACGACAGCCTTATGCCGGATCCTGTTTCAGGACGGCTATAAAGTGGTGCCCTTTAAGGCACAGAATATGGCCCTGAATTCTTATGTTACGAAAACGGGGGATGAAATGGGACGGGCACAGGTAGCTCAGGCGGAAGCGGCCGGGTTGGATCCTGTGGTGGAAATGAATCCGGTACTGCTAAAGCCGACAGGAAATTCTTGTTCCCAAGTTGTTCTGATGGGAAAGCCGATTGGCAATATGTCCGCTAAAGAATATCACAATGGGTATAGTTTAAAAGCATTGCATACCGTGGAGCAATGCATACAAAAATTAGCGGCAGAATATGACGTCCTTGTCATCGAAGGTGCCGGCAGCCCGGCGGAAGTCAATTTAAAAGCAAATGATATTGTGAACATGCGGGTAGCAAAAATGACGCCAGCGCCCGTATTGTTAGTAGCCGATATTGACCGGGGCGGAGCCCTGGCCGCGATAGTGGGAACATTAGAGCTTCTGGATCCAGATGAACGTGAATTCGTGAAAGGCATTGTGATTAATAAATTTCGCGGCGATATTAACTTGCTGACTCCGGCTCTCCAATTTCTGGAGAAGAAAACCGGCAAACCAATTGTCGGTGTTGTACCCTATTTAGAAGATCTGGGAATTGATGATGAAGATTCCGTATCCTTGGATGATAAACAAACCATTGAAAAAAAGGACATTGAAGTCGTTGTCCTGCGGACGCCTAAAATTGCTAATTTTACTGATTTTGACGCCCTAGCCAATGAGCCGGATGTAACGGTTCGCTACATTCGCTCGGGAGAGCCGCTGGGACGACCGGATTTAATCCTTTTGCCCGGCAGTAAAAATACGACGGAAGACTTGCTGTATTTACGCCAGCATGGGTACGAGCAGGCGATTCTAAGCGCTGTGGCAGCCGGAATACCGCTTATCGGTATTTGCGGCGGCTATCAAATGCTAGGCAGAGAAATTCGCGATCCCCAGCATACGGAATCCAGTTTTGACCAAGTTGCGGGATTCGGACTCCTGGATATAATTACGACTTTTGTTGCCAAAAAGCTGACTCACCAGGTGAGGGTTGACTGTCAGAATCACGCTTTTTTAGGCATGCAGTTCTCCGCTGCGGATATGCAGGGTTATGAGATCCATATGGGACGGACGGATTTTATTCATCCGGTTCAGGCTGCTTTTCAAATTACCTGCCGTTCAGGCAGCCCGGTTAACTCCTTGGATGGAGTGATTCGTCCTGACGGATTAGTCATGGGAACCTATATTCATGGGATATTTGATAATGACCGCTATCGCCGCACCCTCATTGATGCTTTACGCAGCCGGAAAGGGTTGAAGCCGCTTGCGACGATAAACAATACACAAGCCCGTAAGCAAAACAGCTATAACCGTTTAGCGGAAACGGTGCGCCGGAGTTTGGATATGAAGCTGCTGTATCAGATTATAGGTATAGAATAA
- the cbiB gene encoding adenosylcobinamide-phosphate synthase CbiB — translation MEHFMPAAAVILDGIIGDPRSKFHPVVLIGKLIAFLENMLLHANDSRHQKIAGGALLVFLVLAASYSISWLFIKLLSALQPSAAFFGGALLLSFTISPRSLAAAGREIKNYLLSGNLAQARCKVGWIVGRDTKALSIGEVTRATVETIAENIVDGVVSPLFYFIIGGVPLAFLYRAVNTLDSMVGYRNDKYRDFGMIAARVDDIFNFIPARLTAILLVAAAFLLRYDAKSALRSIVRDAGKHPSPNSGMAEAAVAGALGIQLGGLNFYGGVPSLRAHMGQPRKELAPIHIKQTTYLMYAATALFLAGAIWI, via the coding sequence ATGGAACATTTTATGCCGGCCGCCGCTGTAATTTTAGATGGGATCATCGGTGATCCCCGTTCTAAATTTCATCCGGTCGTATTGATTGGAAAACTCATTGCTTTTCTTGAAAATATGCTTCTCCATGCCAATGATAGCCGTCACCAAAAGATTGCCGGCGGCGCTCTTTTGGTATTTTTGGTCTTAGCGGCAAGTTACAGTATTTCCTGGCTGTTTATAAAGCTGCTGTCTGCTTTGCAGCCGTCTGCCGCATTTTTCGGCGGCGCATTGCTGCTGAGTTTTACCATCAGCCCCCGTAGTCTGGCTGCGGCAGGCCGGGAAATTAAAAATTATCTGCTAAGCGGCAATTTAGCGCAGGCCCGCTGCAAAGTAGGCTGGATCGTCGGCCGGGACACAAAAGCGTTAAGTATCGGTGAAGTTACCCGGGCTACAGTTGAAACGATTGCCGAAAATATAGTGGATGGTGTTGTTTCGCCTTTATTCTATTTTATCATCGGCGGAGTGCCATTGGCTTTTTTATACCGAGCAGTCAATACGCTTGATTCTATGGTGGGCTACAGAAATGATAAATACCGGGATTTTGGCATGATAGCGGCAAGGGTTGACGACATCTTCAATTTCATTCCCGCAAGGCTGACGGCCATTCTCCTTGTTGCCGCTGCCTTTTTACTTCGTTACGATGCAAAAAGTGCTTTGCGTTCTATTGTCAGAGATGCGGGGAAACATCCCAGTCCCAACAGCGGGATGGCGGAAGCCGCTGTAGCCGGTGCCCTGGGGATTCAATTGGGAGGACTCAATTTTTATGGCGGTGTTCCTTCTCTGCGGGCGCATATGGGACAGCCCCGTAAAGAACTGGCACCTATACATATTAAACAGACGACTTATTTAATGTATGCGGCGACAGCACTGTTTTTAGCAGGGGCAATATGGATTTAA
- the cobS gene encoding adenosylcobinamide-GDP ribazoletransferase — translation MKAFITGLQFLTRIRIANQTDWAPEEFGRSVKYFPLVGGVIGLILVAVNYLLDVYLPLLGVAIPPHVFATILAAMPILLTGGLHCDGFMDTMDGILSGRPSERMLEIMKDSRVGASGVTAFFLLFFFKWSILMDISPSLLPLALFTMPVLARLAMVIGITCFPYARPEGMGKAFANFANRKTLYWAICFTAVLIVPIGIRAIISAVPVLLLALLFARYSSRLLGGLTGDVYGAISELAEVLVLLTFSF, via the coding sequence ATGAAAGCTTTCATTACCGGCTTACAGTTTTTAACCCGGATTCGAATTGCCAATCAAACAGATTGGGCACCAGAGGAGTTTGGCCGCAGTGTGAAGTATTTTCCTCTTGTAGGCGGCGTCATCGGTTTGATTTTAGTGGCGGTTAATTATCTGCTGGATGTCTATTTACCCTTGCTGGGAGTCGCCATTCCGCCGCATGTATTCGCAACTATATTGGCGGCTATGCCAATTCTTCTTACCGGCGGCTTGCATTGCGACGGTTTTATGGATACAATGGATGGCATATTATCCGGTCGGCCTTCTGAGCGCATGCTGGAAATAATGAAAGACAGCCGGGTAGGTGCCAGCGGTGTTACCGCTTTTTTCCTTTTGTTTTTTTTCAAATGGTCTATTCTGATGGATATATCACCGTCGCTGCTGCCGCTAGCCCTTTTCACCATGCCGGTTTTAGCCCGGCTCGCCATGGTAATCGGAATCACTTGTTTCCCCTATGCCAGGCCGGAGGGAATGGGCAAAGCTTTCGCAAACTTTGCAAACCGGAAAACACTTTACTGGGCAATTTGTTTCACTGCAGTTCTCATTGTTCCTATAGGGATTCGAGCCATTATCAGTGCTGTTCCTGTGCTTTTATTGGCCTTGCTTTTTGCCCGTTATAGCAGCCGCTTGCTGGGAGGCTTAACCGGTGACGTTTACGGTGCAATTTCCGAGCTGGCTGAGGTATTGGTGCTGCTGACATTTTCATTCTAA
- a CDS encoding GHMP kinase: MMVKVKAPGSCGELVQGTIKGNNFLITCPIDLYSEVTVLTDLRQFGIIGSKLRLAIDKTLHYLQITDNQLSIAVKSDLPSGKGMASSSADISAACQAIALGAGKSLTPDEIADIALSIEPTDGIFYPGIMLFDHIHGQLRRSLGKPPEIMIAVFDVGGEVDTLYFNRRNDLIRLNREKEAQVERALEMVITGLRQRNSVLIGRGATLSAMANQKILYKPYLEKMIKISQRFGALGVNAAHSGTVLGIMFDSQSLADHSECIAAVQDACPDTRYIRTVKLIAGGLEKQEGESDEWKACF; this comes from the coding sequence ATGATGGTAAAAGTAAAAGCGCCGGGTTCCTGCGGTGAACTGGTTCAGGGAACGATAAAAGGCAATAATTTTTTAATTACTTGTCCAATTGATCTTTATTCCGAGGTTACAGTTTTAACTGACTTGCGGCAATTCGGTATTATCGGCAGCAAGCTGCGGCTGGCTATTGATAAAACCCTTCATTATTTACAGATTACTGACAACCAGTTGTCGATTGCGGTGAAATCAGACTTACCGTCAGGGAAAGGAATGGCTTCCAGCAGCGCCGATATTAGTGCCGCTTGTCAAGCCATTGCTCTGGGTGCAGGAAAATCGCTCACGCCGGATGAAATTGCCGATATTGCCTTATCAATTGAACCAACGGACGGCATCTTTTATCCGGGAATTATGCTGTTTGATCATATTCACGGGCAGCTTCGCCGCAGTCTGGGAAAACCGCCGGAAATTATGATTGCGGTTTTTGATGTGGGCGGTGAAGTGGATACTTTGTATTTCAACCGCCGTAATGATTTAATTCGGCTGAACCGGGAAAAAGAAGCGCAAGTGGAGCGCGCTTTGGAAATGGTAATTACCGGGCTGCGACAGAGAAATTCCGTACTGATCGGCCGGGGAGCCACTTTAAGTGCCATGGCAAATCAAAAAATATTATATAAGCCTTATTTGGAAAAGATGATTAAAATTAGTCAGCGCTTTGGCGCTCTTGGTGTGAATGCCGCCCATAGCGGAACTGTTCTCGGGATAATGTTTGATTCCCAGTCGCTGGCTGATCATTCAGAATGTATTGCAGCCGTGCAGGATGCTTGCCCTGATACTCGCTATATACGCACTGTAAAATTAATAGCGGGAGGTTTGGAAAAACAGGAAGGTGAATCGGATGAATGGAAAGCCTGCTTTTGA
- the cobD gene encoding threonine-phosphate decarboxylase CobD codes for MNGKPAFEHGGNLHKAVRLNCLAFDEVLDFSANINPLGLPASIKKTLQAEVDHVIHYPDAEAKALKETISHYYGVKEEYITVGNGAVEILYVLCHMVKPKHVLIPVPAFSEYERSARSAGAVVHYFYMKAQNDFVLPVDQLLPQIAAADILFLGNPNNPTGTLLLREDIEYLLKAAAADNTMVVIDESFLDFLPDDRPFTCRQLVSRYANLIVLHSLTKFYAIPGLRLGFSLAQANLTQLFHSGKDPWNVNLLAQAAGVTALHDKEYQTASKSYMSEAKTAFFSQLQSIPNVRPYQPAVNFILADIRKTGMTAKQFCTRLTKYQILIRDCSNYPGLSSGYIRFAVKQSAQNAILLQALREIIEGGKHD; via the coding sequence ATGAATGGAAAGCCTGCTTTTGAACATGGCGGGAATTTACATAAAGCTGTACGATTGAATTGTCTGGCATTTGATGAAGTGCTGGATTTCAGTGCCAATATTAATCCGTTAGGGTTACCGGCCAGCATAAAAAAAACATTGCAAGCCGAAGTTGATCATGTGATTCATTATCCGGATGCCGAGGCAAAAGCCTTAAAGGAAACGATTAGTCATTATTACGGTGTTAAAGAAGAATATATTACTGTCGGCAATGGCGCCGTGGAGATTTTATATGTTTTGTGCCATATGGTTAAACCGAAGCATGTTTTGATTCCGGTACCTGCCTTTAGCGAATATGAGCGTTCTGCCAGGTCGGCCGGAGCCGTTGTTCATTATTTTTATATGAAGGCGCAAAATGATTTTGTCCTTCCGGTGGATCAATTACTGCCGCAAATTGCCGCTGCGGATATTCTATTTTTAGGCAATCCGAATAATCCTACCGGAACTTTGCTGCTCAGGGAGGATATTGAATATCTTTTAAAAGCAGCGGCCGCCGATAATACGATGGTCGTAATTGATGAATCCTTTCTCGATTTCTTACCGGATGATCGCCCGTTTACCTGCCGCCAGCTTGTCAGCCGCTATGCCAATTTAATTGTGCTTCATTCTTTAACCAAATTTTACGCCATTCCCGGCCTGCGCCTGGGATTTTCACTGGCGCAGGCGAATCTTACACAGCTTTTTCATAGCGGCAAAGATCCCTGGAATGTCAATTTACTGGCCCAAGCCGCCGGTGTAACGGCATTACATGACAAAGAATATCAAACAGCCAGCAAAAGCTATATGTCAGAGGCTAAAACCGCTTTTTTCTCTCAGTTGCAGTCAATTCCTAATGTCCGGCCTTATCAGCCGGCGGTTAATTTTATTTTGGCAGATATTCGGAAAACCGGCATGACGGCAAAACAATTTTGTACACGGTTGACAAAATATCAGATTTTAATTCGCGACTGCAGCAACTACCCCGGTTTGTCTTCGGGGTATATCCGTTTCGCAGTAAAACAATCTGCCCAAAACGCCATATTATTACAGGCGCTAAGGGAAATTATAGAAGGTGGTAAACATGACTAG
- the cobC gene encoding alpha-ribazole phosphatase, producing the protein MTRVILVRHGQTVWNLEMKYQGHADIALSEKGLQQAELVAKRLANEKISAIYASDLNRAYKTAEIIAAKHQLSVTAIPELREISFGEWEGLNYTGITNGWPKIMDDLFTHAETVRIPGGETFPEVKERATKALQKLVGQHPDETIAVVSHGGTIRTILCAALNIPLNYVWNIKQDNTAVNIVQYYDKRSIVELVNDSHHLNLTGSAQNK; encoded by the coding sequence ATGACTAGAGTTATCTTGGTACGTCATGGGCAAACTGTCTGGAACCTGGAAATGAAATATCAGGGACATGCCGATATCGCTCTAAGCGAAAAAGGGCTGCAGCAGGCAGAACTGGTGGCAAAGCGACTGGCAAATGAAAAAATTTCAGCGATTTATGCCAGCGATTTGAATCGCGCCTATAAAACAGCGGAGATTATCGCTGCGAAACATCAATTATCCGTTACTGCTATTCCCGAACTGCGGGAGATTAGTTTCGGCGAATGGGAAGGCTTGAATTATACGGGAATAACCAACGGCTGGCCTAAAATCATGGATGATTTATTTACTCATGCCGAGACTGTACGTATTCCTGGCGGCGAAACTTTTCCTGAAGTGAAAGAACGGGCTACGAAAGCCCTGCAAAAATTAGTAGGGCAGCATCCTGACGAAACGATTGCTGTAGTTTCTCACGGTGGCACCATTCGCACTATTCTCTGCGCTGCTTTAAATATTCCCTTGAATTATGTATGGAACATTAAGCAGGATAATACGGCTGTGAATATCGTTCAATACTATGACAAGAGAAGTATTGTTGAACTTGTTAATGACAGCCATCATCTTAATCTAACCGGCTCTGCCCAAAATAAATAA
- a CDS encoding TIGR03960 family B12-binding radical SAM protein — translation MTWRLKEKLQTTLAGEQGAKVYAPGSRDGFALVYPNTYHVGMSNLGMHIIYQQINGRGDTACERLFMPDKKTELEYRRTNTPLMTIETQRSLYEFPLIGFAVSFEMDYFNILSILSLGKVPLFASERTEQEPLLIAGGPCATFNPEPLADFFDIFILGEGEEVIHEILDSYYRSRARNASREQILQDMAAIEGVYVPRFYQPVYSPEGILTEILQRGEKAGKLNRRWIKNLDQYPGETVVLTHKTEFKDMYLVEVARGCGRHCRFCMAGYCFRRPRIRSLALIKEAIGRAKQYQKKVGLMGAAISDYPDIDELCRFIDLQDIGLSVASLRADSLTKALVAALANSGQRTITLAPEAGSEKLRKIINKGITEEHLSSSVNQAIAAGIPHIRLYFMIGLPFETDDDIKAIIDLAVTTKKQMERLGSKGKLTLSINPFIPKPFTPFQWLPMCRSDVVEARLHLIQTTLKPLKNVEVIAESLKEAYIQGVLARGDRRLGRVLFSAQQQGGSKAFHKAMKKYQLSENDYLYRWDGSTETVLPWQHLSMGFDMDYLRQELIKAKNQKFTAPCVSGCTRCGICKVE, via the coding sequence TTGACCTGGCGACTAAAGGAAAAATTGCAAACAACATTAGCCGGTGAACAGGGAGCAAAAGTATATGCTCCAGGTTCGCGAGATGGGTTTGCATTGGTGTATCCTAATACATATCATGTAGGCATGTCGAATCTGGGGATGCACATTATTTATCAACAAATTAACGGCCGGGGAGATACTGCCTGCGAGCGGTTGTTTATGCCGGACAAAAAAACCGAACTGGAATATCGCCGGACGAATACGCCGCTAATGACAATTGAAACACAACGATCCCTCTACGAGTTTCCGCTGATCGGTTTTGCCGTGTCGTTTGAAATGGACTATTTCAACATTTTAAGTATCCTGTCTTTAGGCAAAGTTCCATTATTTGCTTCAGAGCGAACGGAGCAGGAGCCGCTTCTTATTGCCGGCGGTCCCTGCGCCACATTTAATCCCGAACCGTTAGCCGATTTTTTTGATATATTTATCCTCGGTGAAGGAGAAGAGGTCATTCATGAAATATTAGACAGCTACTACCGGTCACGGGCCAGGAACGCTTCACGGGAGCAAATTTTGCAAGACATGGCGGCCATTGAAGGCGTCTATGTTCCCCGCTTTTACCAACCGGTATACAGCCCTGAGGGAATTCTGACAGAAATACTGCAGCGGGGAGAAAAAGCCGGTAAATTAAATCGCCGCTGGATTAAAAACCTGGATCAGTACCCGGGTGAAACCGTTGTTTTAACCCATAAAACTGAATTCAAAGATATGTATCTGGTAGAGGTAGCCCGCGGCTGCGGCCGCCATTGCCGGTTTTGTATGGCGGGTTATTGCTTTCGGCGGCCCCGGATCCGCTCATTGGCGCTGATCAAAGAGGCTATTGGCCGGGCTAAGCAGTATCAAAAAAAAGTAGGTCTTATGGGCGCGGCCATTTCTGATTATCCTGATATCGATGAGCTTTGCCGCTTTATAGATCTCCAGGATATCGGACTGTCGGTTGCATCGTTGCGGGCTGATTCTTTGACGAAAGCCCTGGTCGCTGCTTTGGCAAACAGCGGACAGCGAACCATTACTTTAGCACCGGAAGCCGGCAGCGAAAAGCTGCGAAAAATAATTAATAAAGGAATTACCGAAGAACATTTATCTTCTTCAGTCAACCAGGCGATTGCCGCCGGGATTCCCCATATCCGGTTATATTTTATGATCGGACTTCCGTTTGAAACCGATGATGATATCAAAGCCATTATTGATTTGGCCGTTACTACGAAAAAGCAAATGGAACGGCTGGGAAGTAAAGGAAAACTTACCTTGAGCATCAATCCTTTTATTCCTAAACCCTTTACGCCGTTTCAGTGGCTGCCGATGTGCCGCAGCGATGTTGTGGAAGCCAGACTTCATTTGATTCAAACTACTTTAAAACCGCTGAAAAACGTCGAAGTTATAGCCGAATCGCTTAAAGAAGCGTATATTCAAGGCGTATTGGCCAGGGGGGATCGCCGCCTGGGCCGCGTTTTATTTTCTGCCCAGCAGCAGGGTGGCAGCAAGGCGTTTCACAAAGCAATGAAGAAATACCAGCTTTCGGAAAATGATTATCTCTATCGATGGGATGGCAGTACAGAGACAGTGTTGCCCTGGCAGCATTTATCCATGGGGTTTGATATGGATTATTTACGCCAAGAATTAATCAAGGCAAAAAATCAAAAATTTACTGCCCCTTGTGTATCAGGTTGTACACGCTGTGGCATTTGCAAAGTGGAGTGA
- the pgeF gene encoding peptidoglycan editing factor PgeF — protein MKPFLLQHSDNGVWYGFFPRIAALNIKHGLSSRLGGLSVSPYHTLNLGLHTGDQAEQVVANRRLFCQALNVDPLKIVTAEQVHGEHIHRVTLQDAGRGAEVYEQAIPATDALITNIPGLPLLLFFADCVPVLIADPVHRAVAISHAGWKGTVAKIAQKTIIAMQTQFNTQPADCVIGIAPSIGPCCYQVGENVVSQVKRQFPQWTQLLTQSEENYYLNLWEANRVQLMEIGVPADNIVVSDICTACNSELFYSYRADHGRTGRIGAIITL, from the coding sequence ATGAAGCCTTTTTTATTACAGCATAGTGATAACGGCGTGTGGTACGGATTTTTTCCCCGTATAGCCGCGCTCAATATTAAACATGGCCTGTCCAGCCGCCTGGGAGGGCTCAGCGTATCACCTTATCATACGTTAAATTTGGGACTGCATACGGGCGATCAAGCGGAACAGGTAGTAGCTAATCGCCGCCTTTTTTGTCAGGCGCTAAACGTCGATCCTTTGAAAATCGTAACAGCCGAACAGGTACACGGTGAACATATTCATCGTGTCACTTTGCAGGACGCCGGACGGGGGGCCGAAGTTTATGAACAGGCGATTCCGGCAACCGATGCTTTAATAACCAATATACCCGGTCTGCCGTTACTGTTGTTTTTCGCTGACTGTGTGCCGGTGTTAATCGCTGATCCTGTACACCGCGCAGTTGCCATCAGCCATGCCGGCTGGAAAGGCACGGTAGCTAAAATTGCTCAGAAAACAATTATAGCCATGCAAACCCAATTTAATACTCAGCCGGCAGACTGTGTAATTGGCATTGCCCCTTCCATTGGCCCCTGCTGTTATCAAGTAGGCGAAAATGTAGTCAGCCAAGTTAAGCGGCAATTCCCCCAATGGACACAATTGCTCACTCAGTCCGAAGAAAATTATTATTTGAATTTATGGGAGGCCAATCGGGTTCAGTTGATGGAAATCGGTGTTCCTGCCGATAATATTGTTGTTAGTGATATTTGTACAGCCTGCAATTCTGAATTGTTTTATTCGTACCGGGCCGATCATGGCCGTACAGGCCGGATTGGAGCGATTATTACATTATAA
- a CDS encoding YggS family pyridoxal phosphate-dependent enzyme — MSIAHNYQAVLHNVSVAQAKRTCAPINNAENVKVVAVTKNHDVQAMLQAIDAGVIAVGENRIQEAQQKFQAISPGRVERHLIGHLQTNKVRQAVSLFDLIHSVDSERLAVAMNRIAEKLSKRQDILLQVNVAQEDTKFGIAVHEVADLAAFVTSSLPYLRLCGLMIIAPFFPDKELTRPIFRKGYQLFQELLSRNLPSSKLQWLSMGMSNDYEIAIEEGANLIRVGTGIFGARQY; from the coding sequence ATGTCTATCGCACACAATTATCAAGCAGTTTTACATAATGTTAGTGTCGCGCAAGCAAAACGAACCTGCGCACCCATTAATAATGCTGAGAATGTTAAAGTAGTGGCAGTGACAAAAAATCATGATGTACAAGCAATGCTTCAAGCCATTGATGCCGGGGTTATCGCTGTCGGCGAAAATCGAATCCAGGAGGCGCAGCAAAAGTTTCAGGCTATTTCTCCCGGCCGAGTTGAGCGGCATCTTATTGGGCATTTGCAGACCAATAAAGTACGTCAGGCTGTTTCCTTGTTTGATCTCATTCATTCGGTGGACAGTGAACGATTAGCCGTTGCGATGAACCGTATCGCTGAGAAACTTAGCAAGCGGCAGGATATTTTGCTTCAGGTCAATGTAGCGCAAGAGGATACGAAATTTGGCATTGCTGTTCATGAAGTGGCGGATCTCGCCGCATTTGTTACTAGCAGCCTGCCGTATCTGCGGTTATGCGGCTTGATGATTATTGCACCTTTTTTCCCCGATAAGGAATTGACTCGTCCAATTTTTCGCAAAGGCTATCAATTATTTCAAGAGTTATTAAGCCGTAATCTTCCTAGCAGTAAATTACAGTGGCTGTCTATGGGAATGAGCAATGATTATGAAATTGCGATTGAAGAAGGGGCGAATCTGATTCGGGTAGGAACCGGAATTTTTGGTGCGCGTCAATATTAA
- a CDS encoding cell division protein SepF, translated as MKFMEKVWGSLGLFEPIEADEEQKSKFEEIEAKSKKNTTSNVVNLPTSQKQIKVMVVEPFSFDDAQNIADYLKNRKPVVVNFENTEKDVAKRMIDFISGTTYALGGTIQKVGNNIFLCAPNNVDVAYSPHEEEVDKTVLPWNN; from the coding sequence ATGAAATTTATGGAAAAGGTCTGGGGGAGCCTGGGTTTGTTCGAACCAATCGAAGCAGATGAAGAACAAAAATCAAAGTTTGAAGAAATCGAAGCAAAGAGTAAAAAAAATACAACCAGCAATGTTGTAAATTTGCCGACTTCACAAAAGCAAATAAAAGTAATGGTAGTGGAACCATTTTCTTTTGATGATGCCCAGAATATTGCTGATTATTTAAAAAACCGTAAACCGGTTGTGGTGAATTTTGAAAATACGGAAAAAGATGTTGCGAAACGGATGATTGATTTTATTAGTGGAACCACCTATGCTTTAGGCGGGACCATCCAAAAAGTAGGCAATAATATTTTTTTATGCGCTCCCAATAATGTAGATGTTGCCTATAGTCCCCACGAAGAAGAAGTGGATAAAACTGTGCTGCCTTGGAATAATTAA
- the proC gene encoding pyrroline-5-carboxylate reductase produces the protein MLQNKKIGFIGGGAMAEALLRGILKAKLAAPQQIILSDIIDSRLKYLTDTYSVSTTTNSRAVAKQADLLFFTVKPQVLADVLDTVASAVSKATLVVSIVAGATLATLQEQLAEVPIIRVMPNTPVAVGEGMAALALGQYADSGQGQMVSEIFASSGKAVLVNESLMDAVTGLSGSGPGYAFVMIDALADAGVQVGLPRQTALTLAAQTMLGAAKMVLETGEHPAKLRDMVTSPGGTTIAGIHVLEQRGIRAALIDAVIAATNRSLEMGRKK, from the coding sequence ATGCTGCAAAATAAGAAAATTGGATTTATCGGCGGCGGAGCCATGGCGGAAGCTCTCCTTCGCGGAATATTGAAAGCAAAATTAGCGGCGCCGCAACAAATTATCCTTAGCGACATTATTGACAGCCGGCTAAAATATTTAACCGATACCTATTCGGTATCAACCACGACCAATAGCCGGGCAGTAGCGAAACAGGCCGATCTTTTATTCTTTACCGTAAAGCCCCAGGTCTTGGCTGACGTATTGGACACTGTAGCATCGGCAGTTTCTAAAGCCACCTTGGTGGTATCAATTGTTGCCGGCGCTACTTTGGCTACTTTGCAAGAGCAATTAGCGGAAGTGCCGATTATCCGTGTGATGCCCAATACTCCCGTTGCGGTTGGTGAGGGCATGGCGGCTTTGGCTTTAGGACAGTATGCCGATTCAGGTCAAGGGCAAATGGTTTCGGAAATTTTTGCTTCATCCGGCAAAGCCGTACTTGTAAATGAAAGCCTGATGGACGCCGTTACAGGTCTTTCCGGCAGTGGGCCGGGCTATGCTTTCGTCATGATAGACGCCCTTGCCGATGCCGGAGTTCAGGTTGGGCTGCCAAGGCAGACGGCCTTGACTTTAGCGGCACAAACTATGCTGGGTGCCGCTAAAATGGTGCTTGAAACCGGCGAGCACCCGGCAAAGCTTCGGGACATGGTAACTTCGCCCGGCGGGACGACCATTGCCGGTATTCATGTTCTTGAACAACGGGGAATTCGTGCTGCTTTGATTGATGCGGTGATTGCCGCTACCAATCGTTCCCTGGAGATGGGCCGGAAAAAATGA